The following coding sequences are from one Streptomyces sp. NBC_01485 window:
- a CDS encoding DeoR/GlpR family DNA-binding transcription regulator gives MFAAERRQLILEMVRANGAVSLRELARVVQTSEVTVRRDVRALEAEGLLDRRHGGAVLPGGFTRESGFPQKSHLATAEKTAIADLAANFVEEGEAIVVGAGTTTQELARRLARVPGLTVVTNSLLVAQALAHANRVEVVMTGGTLRGSNYALVGSGAEQSLQGLRVSRAFLSGSGLTAERGLSTSNMLSASVDRALVQAAAEVVVLADHTKLGADTMFQTVPTDLITRLITDEPPAHDDRAATELQALADQGVQIAVAGASGSQGGDAVPARHHQQQRRDVPLPAPRRGQVPGVAATLRANAALGEQPPGAERARVADMRRR, from the coding sequence GTGTTCGCTGCAGAACGTCGTCAATTGATCCTCGAAATGGTGCGAGCGAACGGGGCCGTGTCGCTCCGTGAACTCGCCCGCGTCGTCCAGACCTCTGAAGTGACCGTACGGCGGGACGTGCGCGCACTGGAGGCAGAAGGACTCCTCGACCGCCGGCATGGCGGTGCGGTATTGCCGGGCGGTTTTACGCGGGAGTCCGGCTTTCCGCAGAAATCCCATCTCGCGACCGCCGAAAAGACCGCCATCGCGGACCTCGCCGCCAACTTCGTCGAAGAGGGCGAGGCCATCGTGGTCGGGGCGGGCACCACCACCCAGGAGCTGGCCCGCCGGCTCGCCCGGGTGCCGGGACTGACCGTCGTCACCAACTCGCTCCTCGTCGCCCAGGCGTTGGCCCATGCCAACCGGGTGGAGGTCGTGATGACCGGCGGCACCCTGCGCGGTTCCAACTACGCCCTCGTGGGCAGCGGCGCCGAGCAGTCCCTCCAGGGGCTCAGGGTGTCGCGGGCCTTCCTCTCCGGGAGCGGACTGACCGCCGAGCGCGGGCTGTCCACGTCCAACATGCTGTCCGCGTCCGTGGACCGCGCGCTGGTGCAGGCGGCCGCCGAGGTCGTCGTCCTCGCCGACCACACCAAGCTGGGCGCCGACACCATGTTCCAGACCGTGCCGACGGACCTCATCACCCGCCTGATCACCGACGAGCCGCCCGCGCACGACGACCGTGCCGCCACCGAGCTGCAGGCCCTGGCGGACCAGGGGGTGCAGATCGCCGTGGCCGGGGCGTCGGGAAGTCAGGGGGGTGATGCGGTCCCGGCGCGCCATCACCAGCAGCAGCGTCGGGACGTACCGCTGCCGGCCCCGCGGCGGGGGCAGGTGCCGGGCGTCGCGGCCACGTTGCGGGCGAACGCGGCCCTGGGCGAACAGCCGCCCGGCGCGGAACGCGCGCGCGTGGCTGACATGCGGCGTCGCTGA
- a CDS encoding PH domain-containing protein, translated as MTSPEDQSPAPRPSGSSEPLGPVGPVGPSGPSGLEIKDRVYRSPAGMAGGVLLLGLAGWLGVDAIVSGDGRTPWLALASLILVVPLTIAFTLRPAVYAGQDRLRVRNPFRVIVLPWGQVAALRSGYSNEVVAASGKKFQLWAVPVSMRARKKANRQKARAAAAQPGGRGGLGGGGLGFGGLSRGDGAAVPDGPVRAETDRVMDELRELWEAREKEESAQGEVTVRWAWEIVGPAVAGAVVLGILLAVG; from the coding sequence ATGACGAGCCCGGAAGACCAGTCACCAGCGCCGCGGCCCTCTGGGTCCTCAGAGCCCTTGGGTCCCGTGGGGCCCGTGGGTCCCTCGGGTCCGTCCGGGCTTGAGATCAAGGACCGTGTCTATCGGTCGCCCGCGGGCATGGCCGGGGGCGTGCTGCTGCTGGGGCTGGCCGGGTGGCTCGGGGTCGACGCGATCGTCTCGGGTGACGGGCGGACGCCGTGGCTGGCGCTCGCGTCGCTGATCCTGGTCGTGCCGCTGACCATCGCCTTCACGCTGCGGCCCGCCGTGTACGCGGGCCAGGACCGGCTGCGGGTGCGCAATCCGTTCCGGGTGATCGTGCTGCCCTGGGGGCAGGTCGCCGCGCTGCGGTCCGGTTACTCCAACGAGGTCGTCGCCGCGTCGGGGAAGAAGTTCCAGTTGTGGGCCGTCCCCGTGTCGATGCGGGCGCGGAAGAAGGCGAACCGGCAGAAGGCCCGGGCAGCGGCGGCGCAGCCGGGCGGCCGGGGCGGCCTGGGCGGCGGCGGGCTCGGGTTCGGCGGGCTGTCGCGCGGGGACGGCGCCGCCGTGCCGGACGGGCCCGTGCGGGCCGAGACCGACCGGGTGATGGACGAGCTGCGGGAACTGTGGGAGGCGCGGGAGAAGGAGGAGAGCGCCCAGGGCGAGGTGACCGTGCGGTGGGCCTGGGAGATCGTGGGGCCGGCGGTGGCGGGGGCCGTGGTGCTGGGGATTCTGCTGGCTGTGGGGTGA
- a CDS encoding phospho-sugar mutase — protein MHDELIAQANAWLAEDPDPQTRAELAQLIEAGDVTELADRFAGTLQFGTAGLRGELGAGPMRMNRSVVIRAAAGLAAYLTKNGGTGGVVVIGYDARHKSADFARDTAAVMTGAGFRAAVLPRPLPTPVLAYAIRHLGAVAGVEVTASHNPPRDNGYKVYLGDGSQIVPPADAGIAAEIDAIAALEDVPRPESGWQTLDDAVLDSYLARTDAVLAPDSPRTARTVYTALHGVGKDVLLAAFARAGFPEPVLVAEQAEPDPDFPTVAFPNPEEPGAMDLAFAAARASAPDLIIANDPDADRCAVAVPHDGDWRMLRGDEVGSLLAAHLVRRGAQGTFAESIVSSSLLGRIAEKAGLPYEETLTGFKWIARVDGLRYGYEEALGYCVDPEGVRDKDGITAALLITELASELKEKDRTLLDLLDDLAVEHGLHATDQLSVRVQELSVIADAMRRLRERPPTRLAGLPVTRAEDLTQGTAELPPTDGLRYTLDGARVIVRPSGTEPKLKCYLEVVVPAATHAALPAARAKADELLTAIKRDLSAAAGI, from the coding sequence GTGCACGACGAACTCATCGCGCAGGCCAACGCATGGCTCGCCGAGGACCCCGACCCGCAGACCCGTGCGGAGCTGGCACAGCTCATCGAGGCCGGGGACGTCACGGAACTCGCCGACCGCTTCGCCGGCACCCTCCAGTTCGGCACCGCCGGCCTGCGCGGCGAGCTCGGCGCCGGTCCGATGCGCATGAACCGCTCGGTCGTCATCCGCGCCGCCGCCGGTCTCGCCGCGTACCTCACGAAGAACGGCGGAACCGGCGGAGTCGTCGTCATCGGCTACGACGCCCGTCACAAGTCGGCGGACTTCGCCCGGGACACCGCCGCGGTGATGACGGGCGCGGGCTTCCGGGCGGCCGTACTGCCCCGCCCGCTGCCCACCCCCGTCCTGGCGTACGCCATAAGGCACCTCGGCGCGGTCGCCGGGGTCGAGGTCACCGCCAGTCACAACCCGCCGCGCGACAACGGCTACAAGGTGTACCTGGGCGACGGTTCACAGATCGTGCCGCCCGCCGACGCCGGGATCGCGGCCGAGATCGACGCGATCGCCGCCCTGGAGGACGTACCCCGTCCGGAGTCCGGCTGGCAGACCCTCGACGACGCCGTCCTCGACTCCTACCTGGCCCGCACGGACGCCGTCCTCGCCCCGGACTCGCCCCGCACGGCCCGCACGGTCTACACGGCGCTGCACGGCGTCGGCAAGGACGTCCTGCTCGCCGCCTTCGCCCGCGCGGGCTTCCCGGAACCGGTGCTCGTCGCCGAACAGGCCGAGCCCGACCCGGACTTCCCGACCGTCGCCTTCCCCAACCCGGAAGAGCCCGGCGCGATGGACCTCGCCTTCGCGGCGGCCCGCGCGAGCGCCCCCGACCTGATCATCGCCAACGACCCGGACGCCGACCGCTGCGCCGTGGCCGTCCCGCACGACGGCGACTGGCGCATGCTGCGAGGCGACGAGGTCGGCTCCCTCCTCGCCGCACACCTCGTCCGGCGCGGCGCGCAGGGCACGTTCGCCGAGTCGATCGTCTCCTCCTCCCTCCTCGGCCGGATCGCCGAGAAGGCGGGCCTGCCCTACGAGGAGACCCTCACCGGCTTCAAGTGGATCGCCCGCGTCGACGGCCTGCGCTACGGCTACGAGGAGGCCCTCGGCTACTGCGTGGACCCCGAGGGCGTACGCGACAAGGACGGCATCACCGCCGCCCTGCTCATCACGGAGCTGGCGTCGGAGCTCAAGGAGAAGGACCGTACCCTCCTCGACCTGCTGGACGACCTCGCCGTGGAGCACGGCCTGCACGCCACCGACCAGCTCTCGGTGCGGGTGCAGGAGCTGTCGGTCATCGCCGACGCCATGCGCCGGCTGCGCGAGCGGCCCCCGACCCGGCTCGCCGGCCTGCCCGTCACCCGCGCCGAGGACCTCACGCAGGGCACCGCCGAACTCCCGCCCACCGACGGCCTGCGCTACACGCTCGACGGCGCCCGGGTCATCGTCCGCCCGAGCGGCACCGAGCCGAAGCTGAAGTGCTACCTGGAGGTCGTCGTCCCGGCGGCCACGCACGCCGCCCTCCCGGCCGCCCGCGCCAAGGCCGACGAACTCCTCACCGCGATCAAGCGGGACCTGTCGGCGGCGGCCGGCATCTGA
- a CDS encoding aldehyde dehydrogenase family protein — protein MASVFEYAPAPESRSVVDIAPSYGLFIDGEFVEAADGKVFKTVSPSTEEVLSEIAQAGAEDVDRAVKAARKAFEKWSALPGAERAKYLFRIARIIQERSRELAVLETLDNGKPIRETRDADLPLVAAHFFYYAGWADKLDHAGFGRRTANGHSGANPQPLGVAGQVIPWNFPLLMLAWKIAPALATGNTVVLKPAETTPLSALFFADVCRQAGLPRGVVNILPGYGDTGAALVAHPGVDKVAFTGSTAVGKEIARTVAGTRKKVTLELGGKGANIVFDDAPIDQAVEGIVSGIFFNQGQVCCAGSRLLVQESIQDELLDSLKRRLSTLRLGDPLDKNTDIGAINSAEQLSRITSLVEQGEAEGAERWSAACELPSSGYWFAPTLFTNVTQAHTVARDEIFGPVLSVLTFRTPDEAVAKANNSQYGLSAGIWTEKGSRILAVASKLRAGVIWSNTFNKFDPTSPFGGYKESGFGREGGRHGLEAYLDV, from the coding sequence ATGGCTTCGGTATTCGAATACGCACCGGCGCCCGAGTCCCGCTCGGTCGTCGACATCGCCCCCTCCTACGGCCTGTTCATCGACGGCGAGTTCGTCGAGGCGGCCGACGGCAAGGTCTTCAAGACGGTCAGTCCCAGCACCGAGGAGGTGCTGTCGGAGATCGCCCAGGCCGGCGCGGAGGACGTCGACCGCGCGGTGAAGGCCGCCCGCAAGGCCTTCGAGAAGTGGTCCGCGCTGCCGGGCGCCGAGCGCGCGAAGTACCTCTTCCGCATCGCCCGCATCATCCAGGAGCGCAGCCGCGAGCTCGCCGTCCTGGAGACCCTCGACAACGGCAAGCCCATCAGGGAGACCCGCGACGCCGACCTCCCCCTGGTCGCCGCGCACTTCTTCTACTACGCGGGCTGGGCCGACAAGCTCGACCACGCCGGGTTCGGCCGGAGGACGGCAAACGGGCACAGCGGCGCGAACCCACAGCCCCTCGGCGTCGCGGGCCAGGTCATCCCCTGGAACTTCCCCCTCCTGATGCTGGCGTGGAAGATCGCCCCGGCCCTGGCGACCGGCAACACGGTGGTGCTGAAGCCGGCCGAGACGACCCCCCTCTCCGCGCTCTTCTTCGCGGACGTCTGCCGTCAGGCCGGCCTGCCCCGGGGCGTCGTCAACATCCTCCCCGGCTACGGCGACACGGGCGCCGCGCTGGTCGCGCACCCGGGCGTCGACAAGGTGGCGTTCACCGGCTCCACGGCCGTCGGCAAGGAGATCGCGCGCACGGTCGCGGGCACCCGCAAGAAGGTCACGCTCGAACTGGGCGGCAAGGGCGCCAACATCGTCTTCGACGACGCCCCGATCGACCAGGCGGTGGAGGGGATCGTCAGCGGCATCTTCTTCAACCAGGGCCAGGTCTGCTGCGCGGGCAGCCGTCTCCTCGTCCAGGAGTCGATCCAGGACGAACTGCTCGACTCCCTCAAGCGCAGGCTCTCCACCCTCCGCCTCGGCGACCCGCTCGACAAGAACACGGACATCGGCGCGATCAACTCCGCCGAGCAGCTCTCGCGCATCACCTCGCTCGTCGAGCAGGGCGAGGCGGAGGGCGCCGAGCGCTGGTCCGCGGCCTGCGAACTCCCCTCCTCCGGCTACTGGTTCGCGCCGACGCTCTTCACGAACGTCACCCAGGCCCACACCGTCGCCCGCGACGAGATCTTCGGCCCGGTCCTGTCGGTCCTGACCTTCCGTACGCCCGACGAGGCGGTCGCCAAGGCCAACAACAGCCAGTACGGCCTGTCGGCGGGCATCTGGACCGAGAAGGGCTCCCGCATCCTCGCGGTCGCGAGCAAGCTGCGCGCGGGCGTCATCTGGTCCAACACGTT
- a CDS encoding acetyl/propionyl/methylcrotonyl-CoA carboxylase subunit alpha, translated as MRKVLIANRGEIAVRVARACRDAGIASVAVYADPDRDALHVRAADEAFALGGDTPGTSYLDIEKVLNAARESEADAVHPGYGFLSENAEFAQAVLDAGLIWIGPPPQAIRDLGDKVAARHIAQRAGAPLVAGTPDPVSGADEVVAFAEEHGLPIAIKAAFGGGGRGLKVARNLEEVPELYESAVREAVAAFGRGECFVERYLDKPRHVETQCLADSHGNVVVVSTRDCSLQRRHQKLVEEAPAPFLSDAQVAELYSSSKAILKEAGYVGAGTVEFLVGTDGTISFLEVNTRLQVEHPVTEEVAGIDLVREMFRIADGEELGYGDPELRGHSFEFRINGEDPGRNFLPAPGTVTAFAPPSGPGVRLDAGVESGSVIGPAWDSLLAKLIVTGATREQALQRAARALAEFQVEGMATAIPFHRAVVTDPAFAPELTGSADPFTVHTRWIETEFVNEIPVFAAPADAEAEDDTDRETIVVEVGGKRLEVSLPVSLGMSLARTGLAAGAKPKRRAAKKSGPMASGDTLASPMQGTIVKVAVEEGQEVKEGDLIVVLEAMKMEQPLNAHRSGTVKGLAAEVGASITSGAPICEIKD; from the coding sequence GTGCGCAAGGTGCTCATCGCCAACCGTGGCGAAATCGCAGTCCGTGTGGCCCGGGCGTGCCGGGATGCCGGCATCGCGAGCGTGGCCGTGTACGCCGACCCGGACCGGGACGCTCTGCATGTCCGCGCTGCGGATGAGGCGTTCGCCCTGGGCGGTGACACTCCTGGGACCAGCTATCTCGACATCGAGAAGGTGCTGAACGCGGCGCGGGAGTCGGAAGCCGACGCCGTCCACCCCGGGTACGGCTTCCTCTCGGAGAACGCCGAGTTCGCCCAGGCCGTCCTGGACGCGGGCCTGATCTGGATCGGCCCGCCCCCGCAGGCCATCCGCGACCTCGGTGACAAGGTCGCCGCCCGGCACATCGCCCAGCGGGCCGGCGCGCCCCTGGTCGCCGGCACGCCCGACCCGGTGTCCGGCGCCGACGAGGTCGTCGCCTTCGCCGAGGAGCACGGGCTGCCGATCGCGATCAAGGCCGCCTTCGGCGGTGGCGGTCGCGGCCTGAAGGTCGCCCGCAACCTCGAAGAGGTGCCCGAACTGTACGAGTCGGCCGTGCGCGAGGCGGTCGCCGCCTTCGGTCGCGGCGAGTGCTTCGTCGAGCGGTATCTGGACAAGCCGCGGCACGTGGAGACGCAGTGCCTGGCAGACAGCCACGGCAACGTGGTCGTCGTCTCGACCCGTGACTGCTCCCTCCAGCGCCGCCACCAGAAGCTGGTCGAGGAGGCCCCCGCGCCGTTCCTCTCGGACGCCCAGGTCGCGGAGCTGTACTCCTCGTCCAAGGCGATCCTGAAGGAGGCCGGCTACGTCGGCGCCGGGACCGTCGAGTTCCTGGTCGGCACGGACGGCACGATCTCCTTCCTGGAGGTCAACACCCGTCTCCAGGTGGAGCACCCGGTGACCGAGGAGGTCGCGGGCATCGACCTGGTGCGCGAGATGTTCCGGATCGCCGACGGCGAGGAGCTCGGCTACGGCGACCCGGAGCTGCGGGGTCACTCCTTCGAGTTCCGTATCAACGGCGAGGACCCGGGCCGTAACTTCCTCCCGGCGCCCGGCACGGTCACCGCGTTCGCCCCGCCGTCCGGCCCGGGCGTGCGGCTGGACGCGGGCGTGGAGTCCGGCTCGGTCATCGGCCCGGCGTGGGACTCCCTGCTGGCCAAGCTGATCGTCACCGGCGCCACCCGTGAGCAGGCGCTCCAGCGGGCGGCCCGCGCGCTGGCGGAGTTCCAGGTCGAGGGCATGGCGACGGCGATCCCGTTCCACCGCGCGGTGGTCACGGACCCGGCGTTCGCCCCCGAACTCACCGGTTCCGCCGACCCGTTCACGGTTCACACGCGCTGGATCGAGACCGAGTTCGTCAACGAGATCCCCGTCTTCGCGGCCCCGGCCGACGCCGAGGCCGAGGACGACACGGACCGCGAGACGATCGTCGTCGAGGTCGGCGGCAAGCGGCTGGAGGTCTCCCTCCCGGTCTCGCTCGGCATGTCCCTGGCCCGGACGGGCCTCGCGGCGGGCGCCAAGCCCAAGCGCCGCGCGGCCAAGAAGTCCGGCCCGATGGCCTCCGGCGACACCCTCGCCTCCCCGATGCAGGGCACCATCGTCAAGGTGGCCGTCGAGGAGGGCCAGGAGGTCAAGGAGGGCGACCTCATCGTCGTACTCGAAGCGATGAAGATGGAACAGCCCCTGAACGCCCACCGCTCCGGCACCGTCAAGGGCCTGGCGGCGGAGGTGGGCGCGTCCATCACGTCGGGCGCCCCGATCTGCGAGATCAAGGACTGA
- the deoC gene encoding deoxyribose-phosphate aldolase produces MPTNAPTAADALTDVTASDSSLRRFLHGLPGVDAVGLEARAAALGTRSIKTTAKAYAIDLAISMVDLTTLEGADTPGKVRALGAKAVRPDPTDRTAPATAAVCVYPDMVAAAKEAVAGSPVKVASVATAFPAGRAALPVKLADVRDAVAAGADEIDMVIDRGAFLGGHYLKVYDEIVAVKEASGAARLKVIFETGELSTYDNIRRASWLGMLAGADFIKTSTGKVAVNATPANTLLMLEAVRDFRAQTGVQVGVKPAGGIRTSKDAIKFLVLVNETAGEDWLDNHWFRFGASSLLNDLLMQRQKLATGRYSGPDYVTVD; encoded by the coding sequence ATGCCCACCAATGCACCCACCGCAGCCGATGCCCTTACGGACGTGACCGCGTCCGACAGCTCGCTGCGCCGCTTCCTCCACGGGCTGCCCGGCGTCGACGCGGTCGGCCTGGAGGCGCGCGCAGCCGCTCTCGGTACCCGTTCCATCAAGACGACCGCGAAGGCGTACGCCATCGACCTCGCCATCTCGATGGTCGACCTGACGACGCTGGAAGGCGCGGACACCCCGGGCAAGGTCCGGGCGCTCGGCGCGAAGGCGGTCCGCCCCGACCCGACCGACCGCACGGCCCCCGCCACGGCCGCGGTCTGCGTCTACCCCGACATGGTGGCCGCCGCCAAGGAGGCCGTCGCCGGCTCGCCCGTGAAGGTCGCCTCGGTCGCCACCGCCTTCCCGGCCGGCCGCGCCGCCCTCCCGGTGAAGCTGGCGGACGTCCGTGACGCGGTCGCCGCCGGCGCCGACGAGATCGACATGGTCATCGACCGCGGGGCGTTCCTCGGCGGCCACTACCTGAAGGTGTACGACGAGATCGTCGCCGTGAAGGAGGCCTCGGGCGCCGCCCGCCTCAAGGTCATCTTCGAGACGGGCGAGCTGTCGACGTACGACAACATCCGCCGTGCCTCCTGGCTCGGCATGCTGGCCGGGGCGGACTTCATCAAGACGTCCACCGGCAAGGTCGCCGTCAACGCCACCCCCGCGAACACGCTCCTCATGCTGGAGGCGGTGCGCGACTTCCGTGCGCAGACCGGCGTCCAGGTGGGCGTGAAGCCGGCCGGCGGCATCCGTACCTCCAAGGACGCGATCAAGTTCCTCGTCCTGGTCAACGAGACCGCCGGCGAGGACTGGCTGGACAACCACTGGTTCCGCTTCGGCGCCTCCTCGCTCCTCAACGACCTGCTGATGCAACGTCAGAAGCTGGCCACCGGCCGCTACTCCGGTCCCGACTACGTGACGGTGGACTGA
- a CDS encoding purine-nucleoside phosphorylase: MNASLLPDDIQGATPADPRVTADAAASRLRELTGAETHDVALVMGSGWAPAVDALGAPDAEFQVTELPGFPPPAVEGHGGKIRSYKIGEKRALVFLGRTHYYEGRGVASVAHGVRTAVAAGCKTIVLTNGCGGLREGMRPGQPVLISDHINLTATSPIVGANFVDLTDLYSPRLRALCKEIDGTLEEGVYAQFPGPHYETPAEIRMARAIGADLVGMSTVLEAIAAREAGAEVLGISLVTNLAAGMTGEPLNHEEVLQAGRDSATRMGSLLAQVLGRL, translated from the coding sequence GTGAACGCATCTCTTCTCCCGGACGACATCCAGGGCGCCACCCCAGCAGATCCCCGGGTCACTGCCGACGCCGCGGCCTCGCGCCTGCGCGAACTGACCGGCGCCGAGACCCACGACGTCGCTCTCGTGATGGGCTCCGGCTGGGCGCCGGCCGTGGACGCCCTCGGCGCTCCCGACGCCGAGTTCCAGGTCACCGAGCTGCCCGGTTTCCCGCCGCCCGCGGTCGAGGGCCACGGCGGCAAGATCCGCTCGTACAAGATCGGCGAGAAGCGGGCGCTGGTCTTCCTGGGCCGCACCCACTACTACGAAGGCCGCGGCGTCGCCTCGGTCGCGCACGGCGTCCGTACGGCGGTGGCGGCCGGCTGCAAGACGATCGTGCTGACCAACGGCTGCGGCGGTCTGCGCGAGGGCATGCGCCCGGGCCAGCCGGTGCTGATCAGCGACCACATCAACCTCACGGCGACGTCCCCGATCGTCGGCGCGAACTTCGTCGACCTGACGGACCTGTACTCGCCGCGGCTGCGCGCCCTGTGCAAGGAGATCGACGGCACGCTGGAGGAGGGCGTCTACGCCCAGTTCCCCGGCCCGCACTACGAGACGCCGGCCGAGATCCGGATGGCCCGGGCCATCGGAGCGGACCTGGTGGGCATGTCCACGGTGCTGGAGGCCATCGCGGCGCGTGAGGCGGGGGCGGAGGTGCTGGGCATCTCGCTCGTCACCAACCTCGCCGCCGGCATGACGGGCGAACCGCTGAACCACGAGGAAGTCCTCCAGGCGGGGCGCGACAGCGCCACGCGCATGGGCTCCCTCCTGGCCCAGGTACTGGGCCGGCTGTAG
- a CDS encoding gamma-glutamylcyclotransferase — protein sequence MSLYAAYAGNLDARLMTRRAPHSPMRATGWLSGWRLTFGGEQMGWEGALATVVEDAEDPGAQVFVALYDIAPMDEESLDRWEGVGLGIYRRARVRVQTLEGEESVWMYVLNGYEGGLPSARYLGEIADAAESAGAPHDYVMELRKRPC from the coding sequence ATGTCGCTCTACGCCGCGTACGCCGGCAACCTCGACGCGCGGCTGATGACCCGCCGCGCTCCCCACTCGCCGATGCGCGCCACCGGCTGGCTGAGCGGGTGGCGGCTGACGTTCGGCGGGGAGCAGATGGGCTGGGAGGGCGCGCTGGCGACGGTCGTCGAGGACGCCGAGGACCCCGGCGCGCAGGTCTTCGTCGCGCTGTACGACATCGCCCCCATGGACGAGGAGTCCCTCGACCGCTGGGAGGGCGTGGGCCTCGGCATCTACCGGCGCGCCCGGGTGCGGGTGCAGACGCTGGAGGGCGAGGAGTCCGTCTGGATGTACGTCCTGAACGGCTACGAGGGCGGGCTGCCGTCGGCCCGGTACCTGGGCGAGATCGCCGACGCGGCGGAGTCGGCGGGCGCACCCCACGACTACGTGATGGAACTGCGCAAGCGCCCCTGCTGA
- a CDS encoding NAD(P)H-quinone dehydrogenase, giving the protein MEYVTRIVIIGGGPGGYEAALVAAQLGAEVTVVDCDGLGGASVLTDCVPSKTLIATAEVMTTFDSSYEELGIIVADDTPPLEQAARVVGVDLGKVNRRVKRLALAQSHDITASVTRAGARVLRGRGRLEGMQSLDGSRKVVVTAVDGTEETLVADAVLLATGAHPRELPDAQPDGERILNWTQVYDLAELPEELIVVGSGVTGAEFAGAYQALGSKVTLVSSRDRVLPGEDPDAAAVLEDVFRRRGMNVMARSRAESAKRVGDRVEVTLSDGRVITGSHCLMAVGAIPNSEGLGLAEAGVRVRESGHIWTDKVSRTTAPGVYAAGDVTGIFALASVAAMQGRIAMYHFLGDAVAPLNLKTVSSNVFTDPEIATVGYTQADVDGGKIDARVVKLPLLRNPRAKMQGIRDGFVKILCRPGTGIVVGGVVVSPRASELIHPISIAVDNNLTVEQIANAFTVYPSLSGSIAEVARQLHTRKAGDEA; this is encoded by the coding sequence ATGGAGTACGTGACTCGGATCGTGATCATCGGTGGCGGACCCGGCGGCTATGAAGCGGCGCTGGTGGCCGCGCAGCTCGGCGCGGAGGTGACCGTCGTGGACTGCGACGGTCTGGGCGGGGCGTCGGTGCTGACCGACTGCGTGCCGTCGAAGACCCTGATCGCCACGGCCGAGGTGATGACCACCTTCGACTCTTCGTACGAGGAGCTGGGCATCATCGTCGCCGACGACACCCCGCCGCTGGAGCAGGCGGCCAGGGTCGTCGGGGTGGACCTCGGCAAGGTCAACCGGCGGGTGAAGCGCCTCGCGCTCGCCCAGTCGCACGACATCACCGCCTCCGTCACCCGCGCCGGCGCCCGGGTGCTGCGCGGGCGCGGCCGGCTGGAGGGCATGCAGTCCCTGGACGGCTCCCGCAAGGTCGTCGTCACCGCCGTCGACGGCACCGAGGAGACCCTCGTCGCCGACGCCGTCCTGCTCGCCACCGGCGCCCACCCCCGCGAGCTGCCGGACGCGCAGCCCGACGGCGAGCGCATCCTGAACTGGACCCAGGTCTACGACCTCGCCGAGCTCCCCGAGGAGCTCATCGTGGTCGGATCGGGTGTGACGGGCGCGGAGTTCGCCGGCGCCTACCAGGCCCTCGGCTCCAAGGTCACCCTCGTCTCGTCCCGCGACCGCGTGCTGCCCGGCGAGGACCCGGACGCCGCCGCCGTCCTCGAGGACGTCTTCCGCCGCCGCGGCATGAACGTCATGGCCCGCTCGCGCGCCGAGTCCGCCAAGCGGGTCGGCGACCGGGTCGAGGTCACGCTGTCCGACGGCCGGGTCATCACCGGCTCGCACTGCCTGATGGCGGTCGGCGCCATCCCCAACAGCGAGGGGCTCGGGCTCGCGGAGGCGGGCGTCAGGGTCCGCGAGTCCGGGCACATCTGGACCGACAAGGTCAGCCGGACCACCGCCCCGGGCGTGTACGCCGCCGGTGACGTGACCGGGATCTTCGCCCTGGCCTCCGTCGCCGCCATGCAGGGCCGGATCGCCATGTACCACTTCCTCGGCGACGCGGTGGCCCCGCTCAACCTCAAGACGGTCTCCTCCAACGTCTTCACCGACCCCGAGATCGCCACCGTCGGCTACACCCAGGCCGACGTCGACGGCGGCAAGATCGACGCCCGCGTCGTCAAGCTGCCGCTGCTGCGCAACCCGCGCGCCAAGATGCAGGGCATCCGCGACGGCTTCGTCAAGATCCTCTGCCGGCCCGGCACCGGGATCGTCGTCGGCGGTGTGGTCGTGTCACCGCGCGCCTCGGAACTGATCCACCCCATCTCGATCGCCGTCGACAACAACCTGACGGTCGAACAGATCGCGAACGCGTTCACCGTCTATCCGTCCCTTTCGGGGTCGATCGCGGAGGTCGCACGACAACTGCACACGCGTAAGGCGGGGGACGAGGCCTGA